Below is a genomic region from Thunnus albacares chromosome 4, fThuAlb1.1, whole genome shotgun sequence.
cattgaatacattttaaattaactttGCATATATAACTGTCTGGAAGCTGGGCTTTATAttgaaaatacacacatcacaaaGCCTATATGTTGTTAActacacaaataaatgttttaaaattcaatttgaaGGCATTTCTAAAGAGCATCTTCAGTCAcgatgcttttgggaaacaccTCTTAAGCTTAAGAAGGTTCGTCAGATGGATTTATGATCATCTTAGCCTGATGATGCTTTTAGGAAACGAGGATCGGTTTAATAAAAGACCAGAATATTAAGCTGGAACGGACACGACATGGTTGCATTAACCATGTCCTGCCTTCATTTAAGATGAAGACATGTGGGCTAAATTTTGTtccaaaatggaaatacaaacaatgtaaaaacatcaaacaagaTGCACTTGAGCAGCTTAATGTGCTGCAATTATCACCATAATACATTAACATAATGAATGAGCAATGCTGGGACTTTAGCTAATTAATGCAAATAATACATCATGGACAGcagaaataaaatttaaatattaattcagCTGAAGCTCTGCAAACAactaaaaataattaaacaaaaaaaaaaatcttccaccACATGATAAAGAAGGTAAAAGCCTGTAAAAACAGACATGTTAATACTTTAAGCCGGTGCCTGCGGCTGCACAGGTTTTATGTGGTCTGATTAAATCTGTGTCTGGCACAGCCAGATCATTCACACTGAATTAGAGAGAAAAACTAGGCAAATGAGGGAGCAGGAAATATTTCTGCAAGAGTGCAAATGTTCATGACCTTGGAAAAACTACTCCATGAGCAGAGTTTTTCATCTCATTGTTTTTGAACTCAAATCTTTAAAAGCAGCCGTCTACCAGAGGCATGAGGCTGTAATGACCTGACAgcatatctacacacacacacacacacacacacacagctttctGTTACAGTTCAATACGTCTGTTCAGTTTAACAGGATTTTGataaacatatttcattatACTGGGAGATGTTTAATAATCTACATTTGACTGTAAGCAAGAATTTGATAAATGACTGCAGACCACTAAGGGATGCGAggcaaaaaaaatacataaaataaagattaaatttgGTCATATAACATCCGACTTGTCTTCTTACCTCAGCACAGGTCGGGTGGATGCCGATGGTGCCGTCCAGCTGCTCCTTGGTGGCACCGCATTTCATGGCGGTACCGAAGCCCTGCGTCACCTCTCCAGCGTTTGGACCCAGGTAGTGGAAACCGATGACTCGGTCCTACAGTGTGACGGcatcaaacaacaacacaaacactgtcaatcCTGGGACGTGCAGAGTTAGGCTTGTTGGATGCTGCAGGCTCAGTGAGCTGAGtcactgctgctggaaatgagacagctgaataaaaacagtgatgGTCTTACATTGTCCAGTTTGTTGCAGATGAGCTTGGAGTAGCACCTGTTGTTGTCCCTGCCGGGCACAGTGAACTCCAGAGGCCAGAACAGACTGTGGTACACCTGAACATAGAGAACACTTATATTACAGCGTGAACAGGAACAGACCGCATTTTATAAACAACATTATCGGTTCAACATCAGCCCCATTCAATGACACAAATTTGCTCAGGAAATTAAAACTAAAGAGGAAGTCAGGTACTCTGTCTGCAGTCAAAGTCTGTCTGTGTTGCTGAGGAGCTCATATCACTGTGCCATTGTGTAATAATACACCATGTATTTGCTGGATGGCAGCCTGAGCAGcctgcatgcacaaacaaatgGAAGTGTGCATCACTACATTATTTAGAGTCAACATTCAGGCTGCAGTAATGTGAAAGAAACTGCAGACAAAACTAATCCAGGTTCTTTAATTGATCAAACACCATGTCTACACAAGAGGCCTTCAGGCACAGTATAGAGTGTAGGTCACCCAACACACAATCACTGCAGTTATGTGATTAAAACTGATTCAAATAGAGTCGCAGTGTAAAAGTAGACTTGTGGTTGTGGTTACGTGCATATAGAGTGAGTTGTTATGTGGCCTAATTAAAATAGAAGTGTATCTGTGCATATACACTTTCTGTGTAGATGCATCATGATGCAACACATCTCAGCTTGCGTGGGTCACAAAATTCAAAAACCAAGTGACTCAACTATGTACAGGTTTTTGAGAAATGTACACAATGTAAAATTAAGgagaaatactgaaaataattgtgtttgttgGTATTTTATTCATCTTTCCATCGATTTTGGAAACCCCGATGGCTAATAAAACTTATTGTCTGGAGTTCCTCTTTAATCCAGACGGTCACAAAGTTCAGAGTCAGGTGAACCAGATATATCGTAAATTATttatatgactgtgtgtgtgtgtgtgtgtgtgtgagagagagataccTCGATGTTCTCCTGCCCGTAGAGCTCAATGGCTCTGTCCTCTGACAGGCCGCAGGAGCCGTACTCCAGTGGGGTGAAGACTGTGGTGGGAACGTTGATGTAGTCgcactgcacaaacacagacagttcAAGTTTGTTAGGGCAAATACTGCAGACTGCTGTAACATGTCACACAACACTCCACTGATAACTGAAGAGTGGCAGTTTTTACATTAAGTAAGGAGGGTTTCAGCAGGTGCTGAATGTTTTAATAAActatagtatagtgtagtatatatagtgtgtgtgtgtgtgtgtgtgtcggggcTGTTTGTGACGTCCTGTGGAGAGATGTTCTGTCGTTCTTCACAGATGATTCTTTTCAGCTGCTGCTACCTTCCTCTTAGAATACTCTAACGGTGTTCTGTTGGATTCGGGTCAGGGAACATACTTGGCCAGGTCatacttttcactttttccttctttaaaaactcttgtgtgatttttgcagtgtgtttgggatcattgtcatgttggAAAATTCCTCTCCTGCCAACCTTCATTCAGTATTTGGGTAGACAAACTTGACATTTATAGGTGGCACTATAAATGTCATCTCTCCTACACCTTCTGCATGAAGCCCTGTATCAGCACACTcccacctccatgtttcactGTTGGCACTGTGCAGTCACTGCGAGTCCTGGCCAGGTCCACACCAAACATGCTGGACCTCATCTGATCCAAACTAATTTATTTTGGTTCCATCTGACCAAAGAATGTACTGCCAGTATTCATCAGGCTActtttcatgttctttggcAAAGTTTAATTGTGCCATTTTGTGAGCaatggttttctttttggaTGTCTTCTGTAGAGGCTGACTTCATGCAACGTCCTTCACACTGTCTGAGcagtcactgaaacaccaaTTTCCACAGATCATCATTGTGCCAAGTCAGATGCACTTAAGTAAGGCTGTAGTCTCCTtgttgattggttggttgatATGCTCTTgtccgaccaaattctcattggttgaaTAATTGCTGTTACTTTCATTAGGacaaaagtgctacatcaatagccttccaggattaatccatgACGTGgcaggagggacagactaaaaaattacctgtgaaaaacaggggtgtattcaaaacacccctgttgttttcacaactttgaactctcccaacctaatggagactgccAGATATAACTGtaggtctaactgtactcaacttTTACTGAATGCAatgaacgtttactgaatcagctACAATTATAACAAtgagaacccctgccaggccaaaaaaaaaaaaaaaaaagatttaaagcCAAAAATAAAGCCAAGTATCCATTCAGTATGAAATCAATAATATGTAAGAGTCTGTCCCCTCTcgattaaaagctctgttttcgctGTCTACTTTTCTTATTTTAGAGCACGCCATTTGAAATAACTTTCTGTGACTCGCTTATTTTTCCGACTGAGAGTCTCTCATCTCTCCCCTGTGTGCTTATCGGAATTTGTTGGGATGAGTAGCATCATGTGAAATGATTTACAACACATGCAATTGGTCTGAGTTTGCTGGGCTGCTGAACAAGTACTGTAAAAGGTTAGAGCAGCTGTGCCAGTTAAAATAGAAATGCTTTGTCAAAATATCATAATTCTTAATACTTCATTGGTTATAATGAGCTCGCActcgacactgcacttccttgggtcctcagcAATACACCCGCCGAGTGtgaagtagatcggatgaacggttctacagatatgtgaaggacatacatacagacagatagacTCCTTGCTTTATAGTTAGATGGGTCCTCCTGTGCCTCCTAACCACTGCTGCAACTGTGTTTTAGCTTCTGTTCAGCAGCCTACTGATAATCTTGTACCCCCACCCATCTTTATCAAGCCTCACAATCTGGTTTCTACTTCTTCAGGCGTTACTTTGAGGCCTGTATTTTCAATGTGGTCTATCTAAcctgtttttaattataaataagatcaaatacCCTACACTTCACCCTGAAATATTACAATTATAGTAAGATGATACAATTTTGAATAATTTAACAGGAATACTTTGTTCTATACTATACTCCAGCAGCTCTGATGGTGCTATGTTTCCtccttgttgaaatgttaatctAACATGCTAACCAGATGGCTATGTACCTTGAGTGTTGAGCCCGTGTAAAGGCGTCGTGCCAGCAGCTTGCCAGCCTGGATGGCTACAGGAGTCAGCTCCCATTTGCCCTCCAGAATGTCTCCAATGGCGTAGATGTGGGGCACATTGGTCTGCTCTTCATCGTTGACTGGAATTTTTCCATTCCTGGAAGGTGGTAAGGAGAGGTCAGCCAGTAAGAACAAACCATACTATATTTCATTTTTGGGGCTTTTTTCTTAAAGcaattaatttttgttttatgttctgGAAGGCCTGTGTTGATACACTCAATATTAATTCAACAACTTATTCTAAATATTTTAACCTCTATGATTTGAATTTTGCCatgcaaatgtaaaatactCAGAACAAAAAGGGACTACAGGTCAACTTGGTATTTAAAGAGCAGCAGCACAACAACCCTataaacacagcagagcacGGTCTATTCGTCACAAGGTAGAACTCAAATGAAGTGGGTCTAAGTTCATGTTGGGGCAGAATGGAGAAACGCAGCTgtaactgtatttatattctacactgtacagcagcagaacaagcaAACCTGCTGATGGCCCCTGAACCTTGTGGCCCTCTGGCTGTGTGTCGGCTTCATCTAAATACTACTATGGTCATAAGACCGGGGCATATGACTCAAAGCGCTCTTTTAAGCTCGCCTCATGCTGTCTTAATCTCTGCTGGCCTCAATGGCTGAACCACTCAGTCATTCACAAAATAGTGGAAAGACGACATCTCAAAGGAATGGCATGATTGTAGTATTGGagtgaatgaaaacatacaagatctttttcttcttttctggatTTGAATTCAGTACTGCAACTAGTTTTCTAACTTAAGCCGTATAATTTTAAacaggcataaaaaaaaaaagggacaggAGGAAATATACTGATGAGGCACATCGATCCAAATTGAGTTGAATCAAATCAGCGTAGACAATGGAGCATAATGACACCAGGATGAAAAGCTCTTAAATGTAGACAATTTACATTCGGCTATTAAAAAAACCTGCTGATACCCTGTTCACAGGCTCTCTCATCTTACTAACAAGACagccccccccgcccccccacccctcacccCAACGCTCTCTCCCCCTACTAAATCCCCCAACGCACTCACACTCCACCCCTGCAGAGAGCCATGGGACGGCGATAACTGCTGAATCACCATGACTGTACCGCCAGTCTTAAAGGCACAGGCCGCCACATGTGATGGAACAGACGTATgtagagagagaaggggaggaaaaaaaaaaaaaaaatcacaatgacATAATAAACTTACTTGGTGTTGACTTTGACCCCTGTCTTGTCCAGGCCAATCTTGTCTGTGCATGCGTCTCGGCCCACCGCTATCAACACCTGAGGGATAAAGAAACGGCCTGTTTAGTTTGAAGGAAGGCCTCAGTCCTCAGGTGGTTCCTGCTGGTGTTACATATTTTCACAAGAATGGCTAAATCTCGGCTTACAAGTTGAATAAACTAGAAGAAATAACCAAGGTGCTGAAACACCAAAATCAAATCTGATGGTTGAGATCAAAATTAAATGTACAGATGTAGAACGAGCAGATCTAAATTTGGCCACTTatctgttaaaataataaaaatagaccCGGTACGAGACATCACACATAACTTCCATAGTATTCTAAATCAGTAACACCAGTAAAAGATAGAAGAGTTAAGGGGTTAGGGGTGATGTGATCAGTACGTACAGTGTTGTACTCTCCCTCCAGGATCTCATCAGTTTCTGTAGACTTGGCTGTCACCTTCAGCTTGCCAGGAGTGCCTGCTTCCAGCTCCTctatctgacacacacagacgcagcAGACAGAGTAAGAGGaccggaaaaaaaaaaaaaatctttgtgcTTCTGTCAGACGTCCAAGGAGAGATAAAACTTATGATGCAAGATTGTACGATAATAAATCTGGTGCTGCGAAATTACACACAGATCAAAGTCTAATGGCTTTATGTTGCCTTTACAAACATTCTAAAGCAAAATGAAACCGTTACaaattaaaattcttaaaaatggtaaaattaagataaaaacatGCTGCTTAAGTTTAGCTCATGACCAGCCACAGTATAGTTTCTACGGTGTGTCAGGCAGTCTAGTCAACACTAACCTTTACAGGGATGAATTTGCGGAGGAACTTGACCCCGTGCTCCTCCATGTGCTCCCCGGCACGGTTGGCCATGTCCTGGTCGAACCCCCTCAGCAGAATGGAACGGACCATGACGGTGACGTCGAGACCCAGGCCGGCCAGGAAGCCCCCGCACTCCAGAGCCACGTAAGACGCCCCGATCACCAGGGTCTTTCCCGGGCAGTAAGACAGCGAGAAGAGGTCGTCGCTGGTGGACAAAGGCAGACGGACACAGAAGAGGTCAAACGGAGAGGGGTTAAACATGAAGCTGTAGTGCCATTCAGCTAACAACAACTTAACGGTTCATTTGCTTCTAAATAAAATGCGACAAGCAGAGAATTCCtggttaaaaataatgataacaaGACATTCTGCTGCTTACATCTTATGTCACACAACAACTTGAGGATTTGTGGGACTACGTCAGCAGCACGAGACCATTTGTAGGTTTCCAAAACAGCAGCGTAATTACAACAAACACCTGAGGATAACCTTCCATAACATTTAGACAGCTGTGAGATTAATGGATGCCCCCCCCTGAGGGAAAGCCAGCTGTGGAGTACAAGTGTCCGGACCATtaaagagtgtgtttgtgttttcagagaTCACATTCGGCCCAAACAAACTATAGCAGGTCTGACCGCGCAGCCTGTCGTTAGATAGGACGTGACTCTGTGCTCTCACCTGGTGATGCAGTACTCCTTGTCTCCAGGGATGCCCAGGTAGCGCGGCCTCTCGCCTGTGGCTAAGACGAACTTAGCCGCTGTGTAAAATGTCTCCTTCCCTCGTTTGTTTGTTGCCTGTCATAAAATACGGCAATGAGTCAATGATAACGAGCAGGATGTTTTGAAACAGCcactatttgttttgtgtgtgcagcTAAGGATGTATTCATAAGAAGGAAAGCCAACAACAactctgagagacagagaaaataagAGGGTAAATGTTTAGTAGAGCCAattcaagacaaacaaaacaaaaaataggtTGCCACAACAGGCTAGACACTATTTCACAACCCATACAGATTAGTGGTGGGTTCTGGAACGGTCCGAGTGAGGGTTGAAACCGCTATGGTGTGTCAAAATAAAAGGTTGCATGTTCTGTCAAGTCGACTAAAACTGAAACCGAAGCAGCAGGTTTCTTTTTGTCACAAGTATCTAACTGCAGTTACCTTGATTTTGTGTGGTTCAATGAACTCTGCATAGGCGTTGACATAGTTGACATTCTTGTCTCTCAGCGCGACCCTGTAGCCCCAGTTCAACGAGCCGATGTAGTTGTTCACCGCTGTCTTCATCGTCTCCCAGTTGTGTTTCACTGGAGGACAGACGGATACCCATCAGTGGAATCAGTGGAATGATAACAAATCGGTTTCTGAAAAGGCTTGCCTCTGATTTACCGCGGCAAGCTGGTGCGATGTCTCCCCTTCGAGACCTCCTGGGTCGTTGCTCTGAGCCCTCACCTGTCTCCTCGAACTCCCAGCCGAACTTGCGGGCGTCCTGCAGGGCCGTGCCCAGGAGGGCCGTCTGGTGCATCAGCTTTTTGGGAATGCAGCCGACGTTCACGCATGTTCCGCCCAGACCTGATCGCCACCCACAGCAGAACACACCGACAACACGTGGAAACGGTCAGTTACCAGAGGAAATGAGATTTAAATAAGTACTGCATCACTTGTATCTAAACTGGTTATCTTGAGGTGGAAGGATCTTACCCCAGCTGGTTCCTTTTGGTGTTGGAACAACAAAGTCCAGAACCATGACCTTCTTCCCCAACATAGCGGCTTCCTATTGTCAACAGAGTCATGTTACTGCAACACCTCATGTTTCTGCAATCTGTGTGCCAGTAGAAGCAGCTTGTGCCTCAAAAACAACAGTTACTGAATACAGCGTTACAACAGTAGCTTCACTCTGACAAAATGTCAACCACAAAATTAGAGAACAGAGCAACAGCTGCTAGAGATGTGGAAAGAGTGTGTTTGAAAGAGGACATCTGGGCACGTTTCAGATTTTATGAACTTACTGGGAAGCATGAACTGGGCAAGACGAGCGCTGTGTGTAAACCTGCCTCACAAATACTTTGGATATACAATGAAGTTGAGGAACATTAGCTGTCTTCACCCTAAGCTAACGTCTGCAACCAGAAAGAATACAGCGAGCCCAGCTAATCAGCCAAGGATCGAGGAGGCGCTgtcaactctgcagctcttgAGAGGGAACAGAATCCTCTGGTCTGCGGCAGCTTTCGTAGATATGGATCTGTG
It encodes:
- the txnrd3 gene encoding thioredoxin reductase 3 isoform X2 — protein: MPPIENDTGKNELKSRIQQLIDSNQVIVFSKSYCPFCVKVKDLFKELKVECNVVELDLLEDGTNYQEMLLEMTGQKTVPNVFINKTHLGGCDKTMQAHKDGSLQQLLGGENEAYDYDLIVIGGGSGGLACSKEAAMLGKKVMVLDFVVPTPKGTSWGLGGTCVNVGCIPKKLMHQTALLGTALQDARKFGWEFEETVKHNWETMKTAVNNYIGSLNWGYRVALRDKNVNYVNAYAEFIEPHKIKATNKRGKETFYTAAKFVLATGERPRYLGIPGDKEYCITSDDLFSLSYCPGKTLVIGASYVALECGGFLAGLGLDVTVMVRSILLRGFDQDMANRAGEHMEEHGVKFLRKFIPVKIEELEAGTPGKLKVTAKSTETDEILEGEYNTVLIAVGRDACTDKIGLDKTGVKVNTKNGKIPVNDEEQTNVPHIYAIGDILEGKWELTPVAIQAGKLLARRLYTGSTLKCDYINVPTTVFTPLEYGSCGLSEDRAIELYGQENIEVYHSLFWPLEFTVPGRDNNRCYSKLICNKLDNDRVIGFHYLGPNAGEVTQGFGTAMKCGATKEQLDGTIGIHPTCAEVFTTLDVTKSSGGDITQAGC
- the txnrd3 gene encoding thioredoxin reductase 3 isoform X1 — encoded protein: MPPIENDTGKNELKSRIQQLIDSNQVIVFSKSYCPFCVKVKDLFKELKVECNVVELDLLEDGTNYQEMLLEMTGQKTVPNVFINKTHLGGCDKTMQAHKDGSLQQLLGGENEAYDYDLIVIGGGSGGLACSKEAAMLGKKVMVLDFVVPTPKGTSWGLGGTCVNVGCIPKKLMHQTALLGTALQDARKFGWEFEETGEGSEQRPRRSRRGDIAPACRVKHNWETMKTAVNNYIGSLNWGYRVALRDKNVNYVNAYAEFIEPHKIKATNKRGKETFYTAAKFVLATGERPRYLGIPGDKEYCITSDDLFSLSYCPGKTLVIGASYVALECGGFLAGLGLDVTVMVRSILLRGFDQDMANRAGEHMEEHGVKFLRKFIPVKIEELEAGTPGKLKVTAKSTETDEILEGEYNTVLIAVGRDACTDKIGLDKTGVKVNTKNGKIPVNDEEQTNVPHIYAIGDILEGKWELTPVAIQAGKLLARRLYTGSTLKCDYINVPTTVFTPLEYGSCGLSEDRAIELYGQENIEVYHSLFWPLEFTVPGRDNNRCYSKLICNKLDNDRVIGFHYLGPNAGEVTQGFGTAMKCGATKEQLDGTIGIHPTCAEVFTTLDVTKSSGGDITQAGC